From a single Nicotiana tabacum cultivar K326 chromosome 8, ASM71507v2, whole genome shotgun sequence genomic region:
- the LOC142162847 gene encoding heavy metal-associated isoprenylated plant protein 47-like: protein MLQKIVIRVKHNCQKCQSKSLMIAAMSTGVNSVALEGEKKDEVVIIGEQVDAAGITSLLRKKVGHASLVLVDEIK, encoded by the exons ATGCTG CAAAAGATTGTCATTAGAGTGAAGCATAATTGCCAGAAATGTCAATCAAAATCCTTGATGATTGCTGCTATGTCAACTG GAGTCAACTCGGTGGCATTAGAAGGGGAGAAGAAAGATGAAGTGGTGATAATAGGAGAACAAGTAGATGCTGCTGGTATAACCAGCTTGTTGAGGAAGAAGGTCGGCCACGCCAGCTTGGTGCTTGTTGATGAAATCAAGTGA
- the LOC107783048 gene encoding uncharacterized protein LOC107783048, with protein sequence MAQSGRKTERLCINWERAFDLYLNAIACDNEVLWVQATSKLAKLSKHAPEDLLARTVPILVELLRRIPSTDLSPSIQETAAQCLKSVACQGEGRLAVLIGESGAIPSILSLLTHSDGSLRRALLKCLRNIVTFAADNCVIVATHGGLQIILNLLNTCSDDLKRYLLEILSALALLREVRRTILISGGIGFLVESARCGSMVSRCRAAQAIGLLGLVKRARRTLVDSGTFSVLLELVQVGDTSTKLVAANALGVISSHVDYIRPLANAGAIPLYAELLQGTEPMGKEIAEDVFCILAVVEENAVAIIEHLVRILRGDSVEAKAASADVLWDLAGYKHLPSVVRDSGAIPILVQLLVDQNIDVREKVSGAIAQLSYSEADRAALANSGAIPRLVDMLQDESEEMRDNAAEALVNFSEDPSLGDRISDVLNSPSFQNMQERLTQIRASDAHLAAYLRHMSFEQLTMDPALI encoded by the coding sequence ATGGCACAGTCAGGTAGAAAAACTGAAAGGCTTTGCATAAACTGGGAACGAGCATTTGATCTTTATTTAAACGCAATCGCATGTGACAATGAGGTTTTATGGGTCCAAGCTACAAGTAAGCTTGCCAAATTGTCAAAACACGCGCCTGAGGATCTATTAGCACGCACTGTTCCGATCCTTGTAGAGCTTCTTAGAAGAATCCCTTCCACTGATCTGAGTCCTTCAATTCAGGAAACTGCTGCTCAGTGCTTGAAAAGTGTTGCTTGTCAAGGGGAAGGGAGATTGGCTGTACTTATTGGTGAATCAGGTGCCATCCCTTCTATTTTGAGTTTATTAACGCATTCTGATGGGAGTTTGCGAAGGGCTTTATTGAAATGCCTGAGAAATATTGTCACATTCGCTGCTGATAATTGTGTGATTGTAGCTACACATGGTGGGCTGCAAATCATTCTCAATTTGTTGAATACCTGCTCGGATGATCTAAAGCGGTACTTGCTAGAAATTTTGAGTGCATTGGCTCTTCTGAGAGAGGTTAGGAGGACCATTTTGATTTCAGGGGGCATTGGTTTTCTTGTTGAATCTGCTAGATGTGGCAGCATGGTATCTAGATGTAGAGCTGCTCAGGCAATTGGGTTGCTTGGATTGGTTAAGAGAGCAAGGCGCACGCTTGTTGACTCGGGCACATTTTCAGTGCTTTTAGAACTAGTTCAGGTTGGGGATACTTCCACCAAACTCGTAGCTGCCAATGCACTTGGTGTGATCTCATCTCATGTTGATTACATTAGACCACTTGCTAATGCTGGAGCAATTCCTTTGTACGCTGAGCTTCTGCAAGGAACTGAACCCATGGGTAAGGAGATTGCTGAGGATGTATTTTGCATTCTAGCAGTGGTAGAGGAGAATGCTGTAGCTATTATTGAACACTTGGTTAGAATTCTTAGAGGTGACAGTGTCGAAGCTAAAGCTGCATCTGCTGATGTACTATGGGATCTCGCAGGTTACAAGCATTTGCCATCTGTTGTGCGGGATTCAGGTGCAATTCCGATTCTGGTTCAGCTGTTAGTAGACCAAAACATTGATGTGAGGGAGAAGGTTTCTGGAGCTATCGCCCAGTTGAGTTACAGTGAAGCAGATAGAGCTGCTCTTGCAAATTCTGGAGCAATTCCGCGATTAGTAGATATGTTGCAGGACGAGTCAGAGGAAATGAGAGATAATGCAGCAGAAGCTCTTGTCAATTTCTCAGAGGACCCATCACTGGGTGATAGAATATCAGATGTGTTGAATAGTCCTTCATTCCAGAATATGCAAGAAAGACTGACGCAAATTCGTGCTTCAGATGCTCATTTGGCTGCATACCTTAGACATATGAGCTTTGAGCAATTAACTATGGACCCTGCTCTTATCTGA